Proteins encoded by one window of Lycium barbarum isolate Lr01 chromosome 11, ASM1917538v2, whole genome shotgun sequence:
- the LOC132619137 gene encoding uncharacterized protein LOC132619137, whose protein sequence is MHRNLVRSFLWSAKNMLRLDGQIHVAHKTTPTYHRWDLVGLGIENSLSCIECAEFRAENYPGYNNKMGDGPKCDEPFHLGECQTFMFILDLSRKNVPMTKQKKRNLHEPSQKLQKVPKHNLYAPPQKFQKVPNSISPPIYSFQQPLSWIGRRNSPTYVSDKNGFLSYAGLPATHDNKSECVRVFKPYFSYIQENFGRREEIGVEVSVRQALQHASLMYRAKIERPPGAYLKLLKELHFLSLSRISRLRQKLQDPDRRLW, encoded by the coding sequence ATGCACAGGAATCTTGTGAGAAGTTTTCTTTGGAGTGCAAAAAACATGTTGCGACTCGATGGTCAAATTCATGTTGCCCATAAAACGACTCCTACATACCACCGTTGGGATCTTGTTGGACTTGGAATAGAAAACTCCTTGAGTTGTATTGAATGTGCAGAATTCAGGGCTGAAAATTACCCTGGTTACAACAACAAAATGGGAGATGGTCCAAAATGTGATGAGCCTTTTCATCTGGGTGAGTGCCAGACCTTCATGTTTATACTCGACCTGTCTCGTAAGAATGTGCCAATGACAAAACAAAAGAAACGCAATTTACATGAGCCATCTCAGAAACTTCAAAAAGTTCCCAAACACAATTTATATGCACCACCTCAGAAATTTCAAAAAGTTCCCAACTCCATAAGTCCTCCTATTTACTCCTTCCAGCAGCCACTAAGTTGGATTGGCCGGAGAAATTCTCCAACTTATGTTAGTGACAAGAATGGTTTTCTGAGTTATGCGGGTTTACCTGCAACGCATGACAATAAAAGTGAATGTGTTAGGGTCTTTAAGCCGTATTTCAgttatattcaagaaaattttggAAGAAGAGAGGAAATTGGTGTTGAAGTTTCAGTTCGTCAAGCTCTGCAGCATGCTTCTTTGATGTACAGGGCTAAGATCGAGAGGCCCCCGGGAGCTTACTTGAAACTTTTGAAAGAGCTTCATTTTCTGAGCCTGTCCAGAATTTCGAGGTTACGACAGAAGCTTCAAGATCCCGATCGAAGACTGTGGTGA
- the LOC132618946 gene encoding heavy metal-associated isoprenylated plant protein 16-like — MKKKIVIDLTLSTDDCISKAMQIAVRCAGVISVNTDKEKGHLVVIGVGVDFFKLMKCIKKKFNCARIVSIGEVKPETKPKPDPKPKPDPKPCCPPICPPRPICPPSPCVQFYPVCPPDYENCLMM; from the exons ATGAAG aaaaagatTGTGATCGACCTCACTCTCAGCACTGATGACTGTATCTCAAAGGCTATGCAGATTGCTGTAAGATGTGCAG GGGTAATATCAGTGAATACAGACAAGGAAAAAGGGCATTTGGTGGTAATTGGAGTAGGGGTTGATTTCTTCAAGTTGATGAAATGCATAAAGAAGAAATTTAATTGTGCTCGCATTGTGAGTATTGGAGAAGTGAAACCCGAAACGAAACCCAAACCTGATCCGAAACCCAAACCTGATCCGAAACCATGTTGCCCTCCAATATGCCCTCCAAGGCCAATATGCCCTCCAAGCCCATGTGTGCAGTTTTATCCAGTATGCCCACCCGATTATGAGAATTGCCTCATGATGTGA
- the LOC132617462 gene encoding heavy metal-associated isoprenylated plant protein 41-like, translating into MADKSHFENQKVINEEEEKRIEHYSSYHQILLVGEGDFSFSHSFGNASNIVASSLRSYDEVIKMYKNGQSNLEKLKSLGGSILHGVDATKMQRHCDLRTRNFDRIIYNFPHAGFYGSEDNNHLIQMHRNLVESFFGSAKRMLPVDGQIHVTHKTTPPYDLWDLVGLASKHSLFCIECAEFKIENYPGHNNKRGAGSKCDEPFHLGECSTFKFILSYIQETFGREDVDVEFSVRQAIQRGALMFIAETGRPSEDYLKVLDELHFWSRSRILGLKQKLQDLDQRVFEQQRMGYYL; encoded by the exons ATGGCAGATAAAAGTCATTTTGAGAACCAAAAAGTGAtcaatgaagaagaagagaaaagaatAGAACATTACTCTTCATATCATCAAATACTATTAGTTGGTGAAGGAGATTTCTCTTTTTCTCACTCTTTTGGCAACGCTTCTAATATTGTTGCTTCCTCTCTTCGATCATATG ATGAGGTGATCAAAATGTACAAGAATGGACAATCGAACTTAGAAAAGTTGAAATCTTTGGGAGGAAGTATATTGCATGGTGTGGATGCTACTAAAATGCAGCGTCATTGTGATCTTAGAACCAGGAATTTCGATCGCATTATTTATAACTTTCCTCATGCAGGGTTTTATGGCAGTGAAGATAATAATCATCTTATCCA AATGCATAGGAATCTTGTGGAAAGTTTTTTTGGGAGTGCCAAAAGAATGTTGCCAGTTGATGGTCAAATTCATGTTACCCATAAAACGACTCCTCCATACGACCTTTGGGATCTTGTTGGACTTGCATCAAAACACTCCTTGTTTTGTATCGAATGTGCTGAATTCAAGATTGAAAACTACCCCGGTCACAACAATAAAAGAGGAGCTGGTTCAAAATGTGATGAACCTTTTCATCTCGGTGAGTGCAGTACCTTCAAGTTTATAttaag TTATATTCAAGAAACATTTGGAAGAGAGGACGTTGATGTTGAATTTTCCGTTCGTCAAGCTATACAACGTGGTGCTTTAATGTTCATTGCTGAGACTGGGAGGCCCTCTGAAGATTACTTGAAAGTTCTGGACGAGCTTCATTTTTGGAGCCGGTCAAGAATATTGGGGTTAAAACAGAAGCTGCAAGATCTTGATCAAAGGGTGTTTGAGCAACAGCGTATGGGATATTACCTATAG